ATCTTGGATTCGAAAGGCTTCAGTTTTAAATATCTCAGAAAGCGACATGACCAAATTTCTTAACAGTGTATCATCTGGAAAGAAAATTTTGCTTACAAGGAAAATCGACTTCTACacacttataattatatctttgaCAAGGAAAGTCAGATCAGTGTTGGTTCACGGGAAAAAATCTTCAAGTATAAAGAGGGAGCCTATAATCTCGATGAATTCTTGTAAGATATTTCAAAAGGCGAAGATGCGGCTTCTCACTTCCAAGGTACATAATCTTCATGTGAACTATTCTACCAACCCTAGAGTCTTTGGTTCAACATTTTGATAAAACCTCTCACGGAGtcaaatattcaaaacctgattctAAAGAAGCTTAATAAAGTGGAGgactttttacattatttttatataaaacaaaaatataaatatatatttaatacttaaaactAAGTAACAAGTGAGGTAAATGATTGTTacgtattgaaaaaaaagaagaagaaggaatttAAAGACAGATAAGAGTACAAAAGTGTATGCTAAGGAATAAGAACAtgagtattaaatatttatatgcatgACTATGGTTGGTTTGATTTTTTacacattaaataaatgttctagTTATTGAGTATCATGTAGCCAGGTTCAAAAACGTTTTCTCCATTTCTTTGTCAGTAAAAGGACATTCCTTCATAACAGTTGCCTTTACTTCAGCCTTTAATTCTTCAGCCTTATCATACTTATCGATTGAGTGGAGTATCTTTTCactataatatgaaaaaaaaaattaaaaaaacaacaactttagaGTCGttaaataagacaatttttacCAGGATTCGATGATAACATTTAGTCGAAATTTGTTGGCATTAATCTCTTCAGAtacttgtttcttttttttgttcattaattgtatctctttttcaatttcatcattttcaatCAACCTTCTTGTTCTGGAATCCGCAGCATATCCTCGATTTTTCAAAGTTCGACGAATGTTTTTAATTTCCATTCTTCGTTTCTTTGAAAGATCCTTCAGAAGGATGTTGAGCTCTCTCATATTAATGGAGATCAGTCTTTCATACGTTAAATTTATGTcaggaatgatttttttccgcAAATTGCTTGAATCTTCATCTGATGACAATTCCAAGTCATCGAGTccaattgttttattaaacgCGTCCACCAAGACTTCGGGGCATCTCTCCACTAGCAAGTTGTAACCTACGAAAATTCAACTATAACattaaatactcaaatattGAACCTCACAAATCAAACGCTTACTTGTGGCACTGGAAGTGTCTGACACGCAATCCTCTTCACTCGGATTGGAGGACTCCTTATGATTACTTGGAATGATCCGATGAATGGTGACGTTTGGAGAAGGTTTAGTAAAATTACTCATATCTTtttaaaggaaggaaataaataagtgCAATTCAACTGGAATGAGTGGTCCTATGAGAgactttattaacatatttcatgcctctaataattaaatcattaattaatcttaattattaaaaaatttcatcttgATGTTCTACGAATTCACTCTTTAAAACACCAAGATACTTAGAGGCAAGTATCTTAATCTTGTATAACACCAGATTTAGTAGCTGAAAACAATGTTATACTATATACCAATgtgactatatatttatatatatagtcaccttgagtACTATACATGTCAATCAGAACCtctataagtataaatattcttatagCCAGGATGAATCGATGAATGATGTCTAATACAATGAGTTCTAATattatctggaggagcacaagcttaAACCACGCAACCTGTCgtggaaaaacaattttgtatgaaaaaattgatctttgTCCAATtataaagaagtaatattttGTCGTTGTTGTTCTTTTATATCACTACGtggtattttatttcattctttcattttggGTTTAGCATTTTAAAtctccaaaaattgtttttcaggTGAAAAGGATCGACTCATTTCACGTTCAcagctcaaaatcaaagtagatatttgTTAAAAGGTTCTCTAAAGTAAatcgtcaaaaaataattgaactaattatttaaacagatAAATTTGCCCTTCAAAAATAAGGTGTCAACTTCAGTTTGTGTTTGTATAGGATTATGTAGTATcagtttcatttaaattatattatatttatttaatagattgtaataatcttgtaataataaaatagttcatTGATTATGGTAAACAAGTGTGTTTATGTTGGGTGTCGAACTGGAGCCGATACGTAACTCCTTCAGGTGTCAGACTAAATCGATTTACCAAAtcttaaatagataaaaaaaaaattataattaatatataatataattctaatGAAGGAATACCCCAGCTTGGGAAGTTACCTTTGAGCGATTAGAGTATTTAcacacaatttttcaaattctgtaccatatcgaaaaaaatatatattgttttgttgGAGTTTATTGGATTCCATATTGAAGTCGAAATACATCCATTACACATATAATCAACCAGCATTTTTCTGGTAATTGGATGTTTGTCAAATTTCATGCTTATGACATTGAAGCTTAAATCATCCAGCGGGATGTTgagataaaattacaactacgacaaatattatagctttataattgTACTAAGTTCATATGAGTTAATCAAGCTAGtggaatttatcatcaaaaatggtgtTTTCGccacaacaggttgcgtgattgaaGCTTGTGCTCTTTCAGGTAGATAATATTAGAACTCAATGGCTATAAATTATGGGAACAGGCCACCAACTACCCTCCGTTCAACTACTCTCGTCCTTTAACCCCCGACCAACTACCCCCTCCcccttctttttctatttttattattgaaaagtacAGTTAGTAAATGATAGAGGGCGAAAGTAATGAATAAAGTTGGTAATCCTGTAAAGAAAAACGCGTTCAAGGAGAGGGgagggggggagaaagacttatggtatcattgtttaaaatactgatgtgattatcatctgcctgctttattatgatttttgagggtataaggaaagtatttattagcaaaatgtttaataaagatatacaacagataattgacttagacgttttttatccgttacagtagatttgaaaacgtcacactctatgaaattgtaattcattattaaccatattctcaaaataataactaatgaaacgacaaagtagagaatttcgaaatatatttgaagttccaagtttaaaaaagaaggctcaAATTACATTATGTCCCAAAAATCAgagtggtttaaaaaaaaattatgaaataacctaaacaagtgatcTTTTTTGGTGAACAACTTTACTTACTTCCCAACATGACGactttaagcttaatacattttttatgcgttttggcatcccttcattcaaattattcaaaatatccggagatattttttcccaagcttcagtgagttttttttaaattcatccacTGAAGGTGCTGGCggattttcattgagttccctctgggccaaggctcacaaatttttaATGGGAGACAAAGCAGGGCTGTTGACAGGCCATGTGCCTTTGCCCCTGAAAGAATtcaagttgtctgaacaccacttttgtgcctttttgggaatggtgagcaggggcaccatcctaatggaaaatggctcttgatgtgtcagacaacatttcCCTCTTCAAAGGAGTTACAGTTTCTTCAGTAAGAaacaaagctgacatcagagacttgtTGAGGATTTCCGTTACTTAGTACTCGGATGTCACAgcttggtttcgtggaatcaggtgaatatctgacactgcctggtggctgataacggcccaaagcttaattttcagaggaaatttcacagttggagtgggcTCCACATCCcccttatctcttgcccaaacccgatctgtttggggatttagggcatgaaatagctcaaatgaactttcatcactgaagaggatacctttccagtcatctgcagtcaagtgtttccgctcacgacataattttggttttctgaaagtttgggatGCAGACGAAGTTTGTATGGCAATAGATACAAAGAGTCCCTCAGGTAGGTGTGGCCAGATGACTTAGATATTAGGTAgacctttgaagtcaatcttgctgcaagtttccttgtggattgcctctttttggtcaaagcttttgaaatcaccagtttgggaactttactaatttttttcttccttccccaacccttctgatttgcaagggttttTCCATCCTTcattttcttacaccaattctcaatgcccctgagaggaatctgtaacctttgagcaacgtctctctggcttgatccaccctctatcatgccaacagcctttgtcctggtctccaaagagtgttctctcaccatttcggatattgaatttcaactaacatcctgtggtgttttccgagcccttttatactgatttATGATGCAGTCATCGAAAATTGTtatatcagaaaaattcaatattgcctagTGATTGTATgagacaaatttaattttattccgaccaaaaataattcttttttttattataaaaaggatatttttagtaacaccatcaatttttggacaaactgtgaatataatctatattctaaaaaataaagcctcatacatttatgttaaatatacaaaattaaacaattagaatcatataactaataataacaataaattataaatacagaatattgaaataatagattgatccgaataatattttcttgttctgacatcggaattcagttaaatatatcataactataggttgcaaaacacaagccagacgtggagtttaatcaaacaGATCATCACCCCTTTTTCCTCATGTGGAAGTTGATGTATACAATTGTGCTCaggacatatatatttaaatatatataattattaataataaagtaaatgttaaaattataaaattagacaataaatatactaataaaaaaaaggttaaaatttaatccatctcttcttccaatcttagtacgaacagTTTTTAGAATcctactttaatttatttcatgtttatctaaaaaaagaaaagttaatcaatgcaatcaaattttaaaccttaattacttttcttagatataaaaataagacacctttataactgataagacaattcagggaACCATTCTTGACataatgtagttttctaacatgacatcgtaaagatttagagcaaaagctaattatgtagtaatgtctggcgatattacttcttattaagagcatcaaaaaagatttttccccagttatttatgcttgtataacaacatactattatcataaaggatatacacaattgttaattataatgctacacctaATGCAACTAcgccccgttgttgtgaccatttaagcagttgtttttgccttttatgagttttctgaatacaatttcttggaGTTTATCAACCATAGATAATCCtcaagtgataaaaaagtaatatttattgactttgtaatattggaaaacctaatgatcattcccaagtctttaagtgaagaaactagtgtcagacaaactagttgcaaaccaaccaaagctactacccccgttgatgtgaccatttaagcagttgtttttccatttaatgagttgtgtatcataattattgatatttttagctaaaatagaatcaagccatctgtttctagtccagtaagtatttccaaatttctgggcctccatttccagaaatccagacagaaggagacgttattttaggcattttattcagttctcgaTCGACCATCAGTatctaatatgatattaatattgaataataaaggcgggaattcataacgttcttgatagagaaagatgtttattattttaatcaaagataccataagtatttcttcccttctcctcgcacgcttttgtgtccttaccaaaattatcaacctcagtaataaatgaatgttatggcTACTTGGATCGTTTGTAGAGCAATACAACTTTCAAATTCGAATCGaaaagtaattatgagttctataaatcatcaaaaattaaatacaaaaataagtaaaaatttcaattaaaatagatacttagCCTGATTGTTTTACTATAGGCATGACAAATAAggatacaataattattttgaatattcctATTCTAATTTCCTTAAACCCATGACAAAAATTTGCGAAAACATTGAGTTTTATTAGGTTATTTATAGGATGAATTTAAAGATAGATTATATTGAACGAGTATACacatgatgttataataaatgtctgaGAAGGGATTTTCggataactccttaaatacggtgaaatagagtcatgcatatccaaaataaataggttaattatatctaatttttaatgtatgtgTTTCAAcatcacaaaaatcaaatagaatcatccaaaatcttctcaagtaatatcaatggtatatttgtattagtcagattcaaaatactgacttagatgcatataattattatctcgtATTGGATGATATACATTAAAACTTCATATTACGAATATTAAAAGAGACGTATAACCTAGAATAGCGTCCTTGTACCCCCAATATGTTAAAAAACTTCAAGATTCTAAGTATTAATTGacaattgtattaatttatcaaaaaacaagGAATGTATGAATGTAATAATGTAACATTCAAATTATGTAATCAGCATCAGTATATCGGTAGGGTCTTTCACTTGGATGTGATCATCAATAAGGAGATGTGACAACGCATTTGCTTGTGAATTATCTACCCCCTTCACATGTTCAATCTTGGAGTCTAATGACGATAGGATCATACCATAATGCGACAGTCTCGCCAACACGACGCTAGGAAGTTCCTTCCTTGGATCCagtattaattttaatggattATGGTACGTTCTAATGGTGAATTTTCGTTCCAGGGGATACCattcaaacttttaatattttacggCAAAATATTGGGTTATAGGTAATTTAGCATACTTAAAATCAATTGTGAGATCATGCAACACACTGAGGTACAGATACCTCAAATATGAATTGCCTAGAATGTCTCCACTTCCAACTATAAGAATAGATAATCCAATACCAATATCCATGCATGAGAAAATAGAAACTATctttcagaaaataaatgacaaaaatattataaataacatggTAAAACTGTCGTAGGGGTTTAATAGCCTTATAACCTATCTTTTCATTCTATACCCGAGTACtggagaaataaaaaaggagaaggGAAAGTAATTTAGACATAATTTAGCTTGTTgccaaaaataaagaaggaaaaaacatcAGGGCATAGTTTGGCAATAACCATATATTGTATTGTTTCTCTGAAATCGCACTTAACTCAATTAGTGAGGTTTTCTGGGAGGGCTTGCAGCCTTACAACATGAAAGCCTGTCAATTCCAGTTGAAATTCAGTAGAATATGCAAGATCACCAGAGGCAGAAAATGCCGTTTTCTTTTAGATCCATCATTTTCTGGGAGGAAGGTCTGTTGGAATCTGGCTCAATCGCATATCCGACAATGCAATCAAATCTCACATTACATCATACAAATagttttccctccaaaaaagaTAGAGggtttttcaattatattcctcCAAAATTGGAATGGGATTGTCAACAATTTTCCCTCTAAAAGTGGAAGAGTATTGTAGCAATTTTCCCTCAAGAAAGAGAGAGGCTTGATTTTTCGGTTTTCCCATCCTACTGAGTGTCGTTTTTTTTGCATGTGGATTCTCCATTCGTAACTAcctatgatttaaatattatctatttattcgAAATAAAAACGTTCGATGATTAACACTACCTTTTGTTTAACGCGTATTTACTTAACAAAGATGggctgtttggtcaaataaattactgtttcgagattagaaaaagaaaacagttggtagattttctgttttttcactcttctttttcctttcattatttaaatatttcttgtacAACATCTCCCTATAATGAAGACTATAGTTTGCCGCTTACtttagtaatattaaatataattaattttattagtcaaatgtCTTAAGAAAGTTCACCCTCCGCCTGAATTGCATTTAATTGGATCTCCATCTATCCATTTTCTATCGGGCtgcatatttttccatttggatatcctagcaaCACCCCCTCTGATCCTCTCTTCTTATGTATTATTCCTATATATTTTactgtcagctgtcgattgccTCCTCTCGCTcaatacgtcatggctatttcataatttattcttttccataaatacacaaagtaataagttattctatactgatgctccgtttccaaaagaacaggaatccttgattatatatattgaccattttattatttatatgaataaattttggctatcatatagcaATACATATGAAAAGCGtagcttttattaaaatattacaaagcaatACTATAATAACACAATCCaacaaaattacacttttttttatgcacaagaacagcatatgctcaatTTAGTAAAGTTTCATAcactgattccaaatatggccttattttttctctcatag
The genomic region above belongs to Lepeophtheirus salmonis chromosome 8, UVic_Lsal_1.4, whole genome shotgun sequence and contains:
- the LOC121122566 gene encoding uncharacterized protein, whose translation is MSNFTKPSPNVTIHRIIPSNHKESSNPSEEDCVSDTSSATSYNLLVERCPEVLVDAFNKTIGLDDLELSSDEDSSNLRKKIIPDINLTYERLISINMRELNILLKDLSKKRRMEIKNIRRTLKNRGYAADSRTRRLIENDEIEKEIQLMNKKKKQVSEEINANKFRLNVIIESCEKILHSIDKYDKAEELKAEVKATVMKECPFTDKEMEKTFLNLAT